The sequence AGGTTTAaactatatttcttttttttttttaagtttatggaATCTCACTGTCTTTACAATGTTTGCTTACAAATTAGCAGCTATGGCTCTTCTGTCATACTGGAACAATGTCTACTAAGTTTCACAAATGTTTTGCTGATGTGTTCAAGGTTTTGTTCAAATGTAAGGAAGTATATTGCTTAGTCCTATATCCGTTGGATGCAGGCTGGAACATGTTATATTTCCTTTGGGGTGTATTCCGAGGAAGAAAACAGAGTTGCTCTAATCCACTCAAGAGCACACCTCTTCCGGCGTCTTGTGTTTTGCCAAATATTgggaaagcttcttcttctcgtgAGACTTTTCACCATGAAAATCCAAGCAACAGAGAGTCTTTGACTGATCGCACATCGAGCAGAATGCAATTGTGCATGGAGGTGGGTTGTTCTTGTCCTCAGCTAGTTATAGAAATCTTACTCTCAGATGTATTTTAGTTTGGAGTCTTCTAGACAGTTGCTAGGTCTATCTTAATATCATGCACATATTGATGGGTACATGGATTTGAACAGGAAGAGAATGCGAAAGAGGGTAAAGTGTGCAGTGCCATTCAAAAGGAGAAGGCATTATCTGTATCATATGGAGATTGTGGAGCGGATGAAGAAACCGAGGAAGGAGAGATAGGTCCTAGTCCACAGTTGAAGGATGAGAAGACGTCAGGTAATCAAATGGATTTGCTTTCGGCTGTAACAAGCTCTGATGTTTAGTTCCCCGGCCAGGACAAAAATCTTATGGGTGttaacaaattatttgtttttggcaCTGACAGCGCCTAGGACAGTGAATTCCTCCGATATGAACCAGAAAGTGGACTTGGATTATCTAAATAAAGAAAGGTTGTGTGACGGTCCATTGAATAAAAAGCTGAAGACAGTTACAGGAGTAGAAACTGGATGTAGCTTTTTCAGGAGGGATACATTTGGCAATGAATTTGCTTCAAGAAAATCTTGTGCTGGTCCCTGTGAGGAGGAGAAAAAGATCATCAAGAAGAAGTCTGATGCAACGGAAAGGATTGTGTTCCCTTCAGATATGAATGATggtaaagaagatgatgatgaaatgatAGACAGTAATCCCAGAGCACTTGGCAGTGACAACAACAAATGGAGAGGAGTAAAGAAAACTACCCCGAGCAAGACCACGATGACAGGAGTTGTATTGCCTTCCATGGCTGGAACAACCTCCATTGAAGAACATAGAAGTAGCAGTAGTCTAAAGCCACAAGATAAGATGGTGAATCAAGAAGGTGATGCAgcatctctctcactctcattGTCCTTGTCATCCATAGAAAAggaacgacaacaacaacaccagcaacagcaacagcagaATCGGAGATCAGTGTCGAGATGGGAACACAGGAAGAAGCAGAATGTGAATACGCCTATGTGACTTAGCTGACAAATCCTCAGAAGGAAACTTATCTTAGAAAATAACCAAGAAAGGTGTCTTTTATTTTAGTCCTTTGGtatcatgaagaagaaagacCCAACTCACAGCTTTGTACATATAAAAGCGATGGGCAAAAAAACAGATGACAAGATGTTAGCGTTGGTTGACTTGACTGATCTGCTTAACCTGACTANNNNNNNNNNNNNNNNNNNNNNNNNNNNNNNNNNNNNNNNNNNNNNNNNNNNNNNNNNNNNNNNNNNNNNNNNNNNNNNNNNNNNNNNNNNNNNNNNNNNNNNNNNNNNNNNNNNNNNNNNNNNNNNNNNNNNNNNNNNNNNNNNNNNNNNNNNNNNNNNNNNNNNNNNNNNNNNNNNNNNNNNNNNNNNNNNNNNNNNNNNNNNNNNNNNNNNNNNNNNNNNNNNNNNNNNNNNNNNNNNNNNNNNNNNNNNNNNNNNNNNNNNNNNNNNNNNNNNNNNNNNNNNNNNNNNNNNNNNNNNNNNNNNNNNNNNNNNNNNNNNNNNNNNNNNNNNNNNNNNNNNNNNNNNNNNNNNNNNNNNNNNNNNNNNNNNNNNNNNNNNNNNNNNNNNNNNNNNNNNNNNNNNNNNNNNNNNNNNNNNNNNNNNNNNNNNNNNNNNNNNNNNNNNNNNNNNNNNNNNNNNNNNNNNNNNNNNNNNNNNNNNNNNNNNNNNNNNNNNNNNNNNNNNNNNNNNNNNNNNNNNNNNNNNNNNNNNNNNNNNNNNNNNNNNNNNNNNNNNNNNNNNNNNNNNNNNNNNNNNNNNNNNNNNNNNNNNNNNNNNNNNNNNNNNNNNNNNNNNNNNNNNNNNNNNNNNNNNNNNNNNNNNNNNNNNNNNNNNNNNNNNNNNNNNNNNNNNNNNNNNNNNNNNNNNNNNNNNNNNNNNNNNNNNNNNNNNNNNNNNNNNNNNNNNNNNNNNNNNNNNNNNNNNNNNNNNNNNNNNNNNNNNNNNNNNNNNNNNNNNNNNNNNNNNNNNNNNNNNNNNNNNNNNNNNNNNNNNNNNNNNNNNNNNNNNNNNNNNNNNNNNNNNNNNNNNNNNNNNNNNNNNNNNNNNNNNNNNNNNNNNNNNNNNNNNNNNNNNNNNNNNNNNNNNNNNNNNNNNNNNNNNNNNNNNNNNNNNNNNNNNNNNNNNNNNNNNNNNNNNNNNNNNNNNNNNNNNNNNNNNNNNNNNNNNNNNNNNNNNNNNNNNNNNNNNNNNNNNNNNNNNNNNNNNNNNNNNNNNNNNNNNNNNNNNNNNNNNNNNNNNNNNNNNNNNNNNNNNNNNNNNNNNNNNNNNNNNNNNNNNNNNNNNNNNNNNNNNNNNNNNNNNNNNNNNNNNNNNNNNNNNNNNNNNNNNNNNNNNNNNNNNNNNNNNNNNNNNNNNNNNNNNNNNNNNNNNNNNNNNNNNNNNNNNNNNNNNNNNNNNNNNNNNNNNNNNNNNNNNNNNNNNNNNNNNNNNNNNNNNNNNNNNNNNNNNNNNNNNNNNNNNNNNNNNNNNNNNNNNNNNNNNNNNNNNNNNNNNNNNNNNNNNNNNNNNNNNNNNNNNNNNNNNNNNNNNNNNNNNNNNNNNNNNNNNNNNNNNNNAAGGAAACTTATCTTAGAAAATAACCAAGAAAGGTGTCTTTTATTTTAGTCCTTTGGtatcatgaagaagaaagacCCAACTCACAGCTTTGTACATATAAAAGCGATGGGCAAAAAAACAGATGACAAGATGTTAGCGTTGGTTGACTTGACTGATCTGCTTAACCTGACTACTACTGTATTTCTAATTTCTCTCGTAGTGGCATAAATTGGCAATCACAAACACTGAGGTGctaaatctaaaattttttatcttctttagaAAATATGTATCTCATAAAGGATGTTTTGGGAAATAAGTAATAAGTAAGGGGTCTAATAGAAAATAGATAACTCTTCTCGTTGGACGAACAAATGGCGTCCTAATTTCGTTTGCGTCTTCTCAgatctcttcttcgttttcatGAACAATGGCGTCCTTCGTAGCAGctcctatctctctctcagGTAACCAATCGCCTTTTATCTTATCCATTAACCAGTTCATCTGCTTTCCTCTCTCTAGGTGATACttcctctacttcttcttttgattttgaactcAATTTCTGATTTGCCGATTTGCACTTGCTTAGAATTGCTCGTTGTTTCTTCGAATTAATTGTGAAATTAGGGATTTAGGAGCAGGTATGATGTATAGTTTCTCGCAAGATCATCCTGTGTTGTTATAGTCTGATACAGTTCAACGTATAGCAAATCGACCTGAAGCATTTGATATTTTACTCAAAGCAGTTTCTTGATTCGTGTTCTTCGAGTTATATGGTATCAGGTGACTCTCATGTCAAAGCACACTGTTTGTTGTCTACAAACCTTAATCCGATTCGCAAGAGCTCTACATTGACTGTTAGAACAAAATCGAACCGCAGTCACAAACTCTCGGTTTCTGCAGGCTACCGGTATGTTTTCTCTATAGATAAACCATTTAAACCTCTATTGAGATATTGATAGGTTACGAttgattattatatatgataGTTTACGGGGGTTGATGATTGCAGTGAAGGAAGCAGGGGCGGTGGAAGTAGTGATTTTGTTACGGGTTGTCTTCTAGGAAGTGCTGTGTTTGGTACTTTGGCTTATGTCTTTGCTCCACAggtaaattttttcttttattttcagtgTTAAGACATAGATTATATGATTCTTGGCTTTACATCTTTGGTGATATATTGAGCTTTGTTCTCTCTGAAATCAAGAACGTGAACAACAGTCTAGTTTTGTACTTCCGGTTATTTATTTCATTCTGACAAAGATTATGTTGGCTTAAGAGAAACTACGGCTATTTGTACTTGGTGTTGCTTCCACTGCTAAGATTTCTGGGCTTTGTTCTTGAAATGATTAAATGATTCTGAGCTTGGTTACTCCAACATGAAATCAAGAACATTAACATAACATATTCTTATTCTCATGTGATCTCTTACATCCACATGCTGTCATGTTTTTTGATTCAGATCCGAAGATCGTTGCTGAACGAAAATGAACATGGTTTCAAGAAACCAGAGCAGCCGATGTACTACGATGAAGGCCTagaggtaaaaaaaagaaaaactcggTACTCATATTATAAGAAAATCTCAACCATTACTAAACTAACGTGGGCatatttggtttggttgttgATAACAGGAGAGAAGAGAAATATTGAATGAGAAAATCGGCCAACTGAATTCAGCCATAGACAATGTTTCATCGCGTCTGAGAGGTGGAAGCGGAAGCGGCAAGAACAGTTCTTCGCAGTCTGTCACCGTTGAAACCGACGCAGAAGCAGAAGCTACTGCATGATTGGAGTGAAGCTCTGTTTAACCAATTGCAAGCTGCCATTtcatttgtttatgattggttctctgttttttttgtttgttgaaccATTCGAGAGGGCTTTTCTgtagctttttttttcaactattaGAAAGATCAATCTTTTATTatcaaactatataaaatagTGTAAGcgattagtgttttttttagtattcaCTTTCTTGTGATAATTTGCTATTGAAATTGAATAATTTTGACACTAGAAAcgtattttaatcaaaaatatcaCTTTTTATTGTTGACAGAATCAAAATAAATTGCAGAAGTTAGCTGTAAACCGGTTCGGTCAAAAATAGAAGTGAACCGGTTGGCTCTTCATGCtagtatctctctctctctctatcttcaaCGTTACCGATCAAGTAAGAGACAAGTCTCTTCTTCTCGGCCTAAACTTCTTCccctatttaaaaaaaaaaagaactgagaaaaaaaaatcaaagcaaaaccACAGATTCGattgatatttttcttaagTCGAAATTCGCATTTAATACAATGGAAaagacagattttttttaagtaattcCTCTACCATTagtttgattggtttttttgaaggagggaaaaaaaaaaaaaaaaaggttcctCTGTTCTTCTCTGCTTCAGATGGAAGATAACAATCCTCCCAAggtaaatttacaaaatcactGATGATTACTTTACTGGGTTTTGATTcgctattgttgtttgtttctgtgaTTCGCTCTTGTTGTAATGGAATGTATCTTTTGATACTATTCTATTATTGACTGATGTTGTTATTTGATTGTtgaaaaggtttgattttttttttgttataattttgatgatttttttttttttttttttttttttttttttttttttttttttttttttNTTTAAAGGATTTAattattatgtctctggttctTTTGAGTGGTTCATTAATATGAATCTCACTTTTTTTGAAGGATTACTATAAGATCCTAGAAGTTGATTATGATGCAACTGAGGAGATGATCAAGCTGAACTATCGGAAGCTTGCATTGGTTGGTTAAATACTCTGACTCTGTAGAATTTGTCAttagattgaatttttttttgagtaaagaATGTTTTTGAGATTCTTAACCATATGCAGAAGTGGCACCCTGATAAGCACAATGGTGATACTGTGGCTACTTCGAGATTTCAAGAGATTAATGAAGCTTATAATGGTAAAGCCTTCTTTGTATGAACATTTGATTCGATATTGAAAATAGATTTGTGTCGATTATAGCCTCTTCACGTTTGTTAACATGCAGAAGAAGTATTGGTAGTAACCTGATTTCTTCATGTAATTTGCttattttgttctcttattCCTGCAGTGCTAATGGACCCTGCTTTACGTTTTGAGTATGATTTGACCGGTATTTACGAGATTCACAAATATACTTTACGGGTATGATTATGAACTGTTGttacttttgagttttggaaTGCGGTTTAGCTGCTTTCGCATTATCAGTGTTTTGACTGACATGTCTTTGATATCAACGCAGGAATATCTGGCTAGATTTAAGGGAATGATACTTACTTGCAATGGACTCGGCATCAGTCACTCCTCATCACCATGGTACCTCCTCTTCAACTCAAAAGGcattatttttcttctgtttgtttatCCCATCTTCatccaaaccgaaccaaaacgaAACCTTGAAAATTGCAGGACACAGCAATTGGCGGAAGGCAATATAACACAACAGATGAGCAAGGTTTCAATCTGCTTTACTCTGTTTACCTGCTGGTTACCGATTCTCTTCTTCCACGCTTTTAACTCTCCATCATCAGTAATGCAATATGTGTCTCACTTATCACCGTTTTAACAGGATACTGTATAAACTGAGGTAGAAACAGAGCTCTGCAACCTTTGATCCAAAACTCATTAGGCATTATTATAGTCTGCCTCAACAGATGGAAGTATAGCAGTGTACACCTTATATTCGACGATATAACAGCTTTTGCACGATGTTTGTATGTTTATAAATTTAGATGGTACAGTAAGAAGAAACATTGTCTGGCTGGCTAATGTATTTATTAGCTTCACACAGATTGTGGGTTTAAGCCTGTACTGTATTATTATCATTTATGGGTCACACGTAGACTGAGAGTAGATATCAAAGTGTAACAACAATAAAAGCTTCAACCTTGGTTAAGTGTTGTGGCTTTATAGCTCTGCTTATAACAACAAAATGGATATCTTACATTGTTACTTggaattaataaataaaaaaaaattcgtcaAGGGGAATTAATAAattgtgttatgtttttttgtaaattattcaTTCGATTATTTtgcaaattattaaatataaaataaaaacttgaattTTAGCTTTTGGTGTAAGGTTGTATAATTTCTTGTATATGTTTTGgaatttattgattgataaaTTTTGAAGGTGTTGatgtcaaaaagaaagaaaaaaaaaaaacatgaaggtGTGTCTAAAGCAACTTCTGTGTTCATCGTCACGACGTCCATTGAATGTGCTCAAAAGTTTCGATATGTTGTCATGCTTTTGTTTTGTGCCTTTCTTATCCACCATTGAATGTGCTTCACACTCTTCAGAGTCCACacactatttttcttttctttcaattaGTGATTTtccatgaaaaatatttttatcacgTAAAAGCCAGTTTACGCAATAGTTTATCAGGCTCGGTGTAAATCGTAACCAAATTGTAGATACATACAAAGTTGTAAAATCGAATTTAAACACCCACGCCCCCCttaatatgttctttatttataaaatagaaaaagaaaatggaaaagttAATAAGAAAAATCGCAGATGTCAGATTCGGATTAATCCACTCAACCAGGGCTGCGTTGTGTTAAAAAAGTTGCAGGAAAAAAGTGCTTTTGACAAAGTAGTTTactagtttaaagtttaaactttttaaaaagcttttaaaagagtacatttaaagtaaaaatagaaTTTTGCCAGGTgaggtaaaaaagaaagaagtacgGTGCAATTGTACTACAGCCACGGAACAAACATccaaaggaagaaaacaaataacttTATTAGCTGTATGTATCTCTCTGTGTGTTTGTCATTGTCTCTTtcaattcatcttcttctttcatctcttcGTCTTCTATTTGTCAACCAAACCAAGCTTTTACgtgcctttttttctttcatttatattCTTAAAAGTTAGTACACATTTATAAACTAGACTtcgaaaataaaagaaaaaaaaaatcaataaacagagaattatatatttttgattgaGCTGTCCTATATTCGACCCCATAAACAATTTATCTatcctttaaaaaaaagtacagaaacaaaaaatgttgaTTTTGGTTGAGGgactcttttaaaaataaattgttttgttagtaattaaacaaaaagaatggCAACTTGGCTGTAATGTGTGGTGCTGCTACCGTCTGCGTCTACACGTAACCCAAATACACCAGCTTCTCACGccaattattggtttatttttgtttctaaatgccaaaagaaaataataataataagttaaaagcataaaattatgtaaaattaaagTGTTATGTACGAAATAACATATACAAATATCAAccttatcatattatataatgaATGACGTATATGATACGACGTTTGCTACATTCGTCTATTAGTAAGCCCAGTGGACCTCCCcctgaatatattttttattcatacatattttttttattgattttgaaaaATCAGAATACATATTTTTACCTGAAAAATTACAACTTGGGTTCACAACTTTGAttagtaaatttataatttatcattttatctTGTCATGCAAAATGaataaaacctataaaaagttAACTAATGGCTAGTAAATTTGTGGAATTAAagatttatttataaactaTGATTAACAAGGTAGATATAACATTGTCATTTCAACAACTGGAATACAATCCCACATGAACTGAAAATGGTTattaaataagaagaagaataaaataataCGGCGAGGAGATGAAAAATCCAGTACTATAAAAACGCGTCATCGGGTTTAACCCAAAAATTTCCTCACGCCCCAAAAAACAGagattcctctctctctctctctcttctctgattctgattctattttctatttttgcatcaCCAACCcccacacacacatacacacaaaatTCTCCGTTTGATCTCTTCTCTAGGCCtaataatcctttttttttttttggtctatcaTGGGACTCGAAACAATGACGCCGGCGAaacagacaacaacaacaacgctTGTGTTCACGTACGGAACTCTGAAGACAGGATTCTCGAACCATGTCCTGATGCAAGATCTGATCCGATCGGGAGACGCTTCTTTCATAGGTGTTTACAAAACCTTAGACAAATACCCTCTCGTCTGCGGACCTTACCGAGTGCCTTTCCTCCTCAACAAACCTGGATCAGGCCACCACGTGACCGGAGAGCTTTACGCGGTTTCTCCTCGCGGTCTCTCTCGTCTCGACGAGCTCGAAGGGATCAGCCGCGGTCATTACGTAAGGCAGCCGATCCGTCTCTCCGCgggtgaggaggaagatgagggAGAAGATCGGGATACAGAGCCGTCTTTGGTGGAGGCGTATTACGCGCACAAGAGCTACGAGGAGGAGCTGTGGAGGAGGAACCGTGGGAGATCGTTCGGCGCGTATACGGAGAACGAAGCGCGTGGGTACGTGAAACGTAAAGATAGGCCTCAGCATCTTAGCTTCTTGGATCATATCCGTATTTTCGTATCTTCTCCATCtgattgatttctctatttcaattcttccctctctctctctcttttgtttgtttgttttttttttctttcttgggaaaaaggaaaaaaacacaaaacacaaaatacaacTAGTTTTACAGGGTCCCACAAGTTTGTCCGTCCGTCGTATCCGTACAAGTACAACCGGTTTGTTGTTATCGATTTGATTACAGAGAGGGAGGGAGATAGATATAGAGGTTCTGTGATCGTTGGATGTAAAACATACGGTTCCATCTTTGAAAATAAATGTAGGTTGTCAATAGAGTTCTTCTCGTATCCAAGATCTCTAATCCGTATATCTGAGTTTTACAGATTATTTTAGTTTGTTCGGTAGCAAAATTAAATCG comes from Camelina sativa cultivar DH55 chromosome 19, Cs, whole genome shotgun sequence and encodes:
- the LOC104763915 gene encoding putative gamma-glutamylcyclotransferase At3g02910, producing MGLETMTPAKQTTTTTLVFTYGTLKTGFSNHVLMQDLIRSGDASFIGVYKTLDKYPLVCGPYRVPFLLNKPGSGHHVTGELYAVSPRGLSRLDELEGISRGHYVRQPIRLSAGEEEDEGEDRDTEPSLVEAYYAHKSYEEELWRRNRGRSFGAYTENEARGYVKRKDRPQHLSFLDHIRIFVSSPSD
- the LOC104763914 gene encoding uncharacterized protein LOC104763914: MEDNNPPKDYYKILEVDYDATEEMIKLNYRKLALKWHPDKHNGDTVATSRFQEINEAYNVLMDPALRFEYDLTGIYEIHKYTLREYLARFKGMILTCNGLGISHSSSPWTQQLAEGNITQQMSKDTV
- the LOC104763912 gene encoding uncharacterized protein LOC104763912; the encoded protein is MASFVAAPISLSGDSHVKAHCLLSTNLNPIRKSSTLTVRTKSNRSHKLSVSAGYREGSRGGGSSDFVTGCLLGSAVFGTLAYVFAPQIRRSLLNENEHGFKKPEQPMYYDEGLEERREILNEKIGQLNSAIDNVSSRLRGGSGSGKNSSSQSVTVETDAEAEATA